gggacgagtagtttatgagttataaatagggcccggatttatatacaaattcaTGTTCTTCTACNNNNNNNNNNNNNNNNNNNNNNNNNNNNNNNNNNNNNNNNNNNNNNNNNNNNNNNNNNNNNNNNNNNNNNNNNNNNNNNNNNNNNNNNNNNNNNNNNNNNTAAAAAACAGTTGACATGCTGGTGAAATGGttcgaataattaaaaaattaactttctatACTTTTTACTATACCATtattttgcggataaatcgcgcGATTTTGCGGACTTCTTTTcaatttttgcggacaaatagttttttagcaaactaaaaaaaactttgcaaaaaattaaaaaactacttACTTCATTTTTTAGTANNNNNNNNNNNNNNNNNNNNNNNNNNNNNNNNNNNNNNNNNNNNNNNNNNTCAACTCGCAATTGTATACTTCAAATTTCTAGctaggtctgctataaattgtgatcatacagaaaaatatgcaattcctacaacttccgagccctagtaataactatgtataataaatgtaatatacgtATGTTTGATAAATCTAATTTTCAGATTATTAGAAGTTGATTGGTTAAAAAACATTTGGAGACCGGattcgttttttaaaaatgccaaaGCCGTTACATTTCAAACGATGACAATTCCAAATCATTACATGTGGCTTTATAAAGACAAAACTATTCTCTACATGGTCAAGTACGATTTTATCaacatgaataattattttcattattaagtCAATTCAGTATTCATCAaagtgatttttgtttttagattaacTTTAACATTATCGTGTGCAATGAACTTCATGATATATCCACATGACACACAAGAATGCAAACTTCAAATGGAAAGCTGTaagataaaaaagttttttaataccataataaaCTTGAATTATACGATTTATTTCAGTGTCTCATACCACTGATGATATGATATTTCAATGGGATCCAGAGGTACCGTTGGTTGTTGATGAAAACATTGAACTGCCTCAGTTACAGTTAGTCAAAAATCAAACTGCTGATTGTACTCAGGTTTATTCCACcggtacttatacattttaattttctcttAATAGTcgttaatgtttataaatttaatatacctaNNNNNNNNNNNNNNNNNNNNNNNNNNNNNNNNNNNNNNNNNNNNNNNNNNNNNNNNNNNNNNNNNNNNNNNNNNNNNNNNNNNNNNNNNNNNNNNNNNNNAATATTATCAAGATCGGATAAAATACTTCAGTAGGTATCATATTCATAGCCAGTCGTGGCACACACAC
This portion of the Acyrthosiphon pisum isolate AL4f chromosome A1, pea_aphid_22Mar2018_4r6ur, whole genome shotgun sequence genome encodes:
- the LOC100570958 gene encoding glycine receptor subunit alpha-3-like gives rise to the protein MTIPNHYMWLYKDKTILYMVKLTLTLSCAMNFMIYPHDTQECKLQMESLSHTTDDMIFQWDPEVPLVVDENIELPQLQLVKNQTADCTQVYSTGNFTCLEVIFVLKRRLGYYLFHTYIPTCLIVIMSWVSFWIKPEAAPARVTLGVTSLLTLSTQHAKSQAALPPVSYLKAVDTFMSACTV